One genomic window of Stieleria sp. JC731 includes the following:
- the ruvA gene encoding Holliday junction branch migration protein RuvA: MIINISGKLAYVGEASIAIESAPFHYEVLVGDYTRRQLQTKVGQTIQLHTLDYIEGNAQGGGRLTPRLVGFMTEPERQFFDLFCSVDGVGVKKALRAMVRPVKEMAVMIEQQDAKSLSALPGIGPATSERIIAKLRRKMPRFALMVEQATPAGESTDNVNAVVSETFDALITLGHSEADARQLIDEALASKKKFKDTESLLTAIYQRSV, translated from the coding sequence ATGATTATTAACATCTCAGGCAAGTTGGCTTACGTCGGAGAAGCCAGCATCGCGATCGAATCGGCACCGTTTCACTACGAAGTGTTGGTCGGTGACTACACCCGACGACAGCTTCAAACCAAGGTTGGACAGACGATTCAACTTCATACCTTGGATTACATCGAAGGCAACGCACAAGGCGGCGGAAGGTTGACGCCACGTCTTGTCGGATTCATGACCGAACCGGAGCGTCAGTTTTTTGATTTGTTCTGCAGCGTCGACGGGGTCGGTGTGAAGAAAGCACTTCGTGCCATGGTGCGACCGGTGAAAGAAATGGCCGTCATGATCGAGCAACAGGATGCCAAGTCGTTGTCGGCACTGCCCGGTATCGGTCCCGCCACAAGCGAACGTATCATCGCAAAGCTTCGTCGCAAAATGCCACGATTTGCGTTGATGGTCGAACAAGCCACGCCGGCGGGTGAATCAACCGACAACGTGAACGCTGTCGTCAGCGAGACATTCGACGCGCTGATTACCCTGGGACATTCCGAGGCTGACGCGCGTCAATTGATTGACGAGGCTTTGGCCAGCAAGAAGAAGTTCAAAGACACCGAATCGTTGTTGACCGCGATCTACCAACGTTCGGTCTAG
- a CDS encoding sensor histidine kinase: protein MKIIWQIRWFSILLVLSTALFIGAIVFFGYRRITRYQQAESLIQIQAASVTSIQNELVALVDNIVLTAMIPTVKQALGDGDSDESQRREAIHLIEEIFLKSINNRDYFDQVRLIGLDDEGKEVVRVDRKPSGIVVVDEEHLQKKGSRYYFEDAIKLNAGEIFVSQIDLNREFGAIEKPHKPMLRIATPVKSRSGESIGIVVINVRFSDLVETVLNDGSDSFQFLIANKNGDYLLHPDRSKTFGFEFGKRYRIQDDFPGSQAIVTQAGIQNPVVLEDSHQQLAVGKFRLLPVKNNRSAVMAVLATNIVVSDSQSSVIQWATVATAFLVLLSLVVAYMTTNFLTLPLQQITQAAKNIRSRKTVEILPVQRDDEIGTLARAFETMATEIKQNERELRTANHQLTEANQDLEHFTHLAAHDLREPLRKQLNLLELLREMLPKGDAAESGTEDPMGFYLTRIEQCSDQMYRMVDDFRQLTRLAGGELTREQIDFDKIIDEALHSFEEQLSLRSVIVKRDPFPTGLSGYPSLLEWLYNNLIANALRYVDRDGFEIAFTATEVDEAGWVFGVRNTGSTIPANQLQEIFKMFRKGDSGKEDSSGIGLSLCRRIIDKHSGDISAESGEDFTHLKFTLKKQNGRFQNSERS from the coding sequence ATGAAAATCATTTGGCAAATTCGCTGGTTCTCCATCCTACTGGTGCTTTCGACGGCGCTGTTTATCGGCGCCATTGTCTTCTTCGGTTACCGACGCATCACACGGTATCAACAAGCCGAAAGCTTGATTCAAATTCAAGCCGCGAGCGTGACGTCGATCCAAAATGAGTTGGTGGCATTGGTCGACAACATCGTCTTGACCGCAATGATCCCGACGGTCAAGCAAGCACTCGGTGACGGAGATTCGGACGAATCACAACGTCGTGAAGCAATTCACTTGATTGAAGAGATCTTTCTAAAGTCGATCAACAATCGCGACTATTTCGATCAGGTTCGGTTGATCGGGCTCGATGACGAAGGCAAAGAAGTCGTCAGAGTCGATCGTAAGCCTTCCGGAATCGTTGTTGTCGATGAGGAACACCTACAAAAGAAAGGATCGCGGTACTACTTCGAAGATGCGATCAAGCTGAACGCGGGAGAAATTTTCGTTTCTCAAATCGATTTAAATCGTGAATTCGGAGCCATCGAAAAACCGCATAAGCCGATGCTGCGTATCGCAACTCCGGTCAAAAGCCGATCCGGAGAATCAATCGGTATCGTCGTGATAAACGTGCGTTTTAGCGACCTAGTTGAAACCGTGCTGAATGACGGATCGGATTCTTTTCAGTTTCTGATTGCCAATAAGAACGGCGACTACCTGCTGCATCCCGATCGAAGCAAAACGTTCGGATTCGAGTTTGGCAAACGCTATCGGATCCAGGATGATTTTCCCGGCAGCCAAGCCATCGTCACACAAGCCGGCATACAGAATCCGGTGGTTCTTGAAGACAGCCACCAGCAGCTTGCGGTCGGTAAGTTTCGACTGCTGCCGGTGAAAAACAACCGCAGTGCCGTGATGGCTGTTCTAGCGACGAACATCGTAGTGTCTGACTCACAATCGAGCGTGATCCAGTGGGCGACCGTCGCCACCGCATTTTTGGTCTTGTTGTCATTAGTGGTCGCCTACATGACAACCAACTTTCTGACCCTTCCTTTGCAGCAGATCACACAAGCGGCAAAGAACATTCGGTCTCGAAAAACTGTCGAGATACTGCCGGTGCAGCGTGACGACGAAATCGGCACGTTGGCCCGAGCCTTCGAGACGATGGCGACCGAAATCAAACAAAATGAACGCGAATTGCGAACGGCAAACCATCAGCTGACAGAAGCGAACCAGGATTTAGAACACTTCACGCACTTGGCCGCACACGACCTAAGAGAGCCGCTGCGGAAACAGCTCAACTTGCTTGAATTGCTCCGTGAGATGCTCCCCAAGGGGGACGCGGCCGAATCTGGTACCGAAGATCCGATGGGGTTTTACCTAACACGGATCGAGCAGTGCTCCGATCAAATGTACAGGATGGTTGATGATTTCCGACAGTTGACCAGGCTCGCTGGGGGGGAACTGACACGCGAACAGATTGATTTTGACAAGATCATCGACGAAGCATTACATAGTTTTGAGGAACAATTGAGTTTGCGATCGGTAATTGTCAAACGAGATCCGTTTCCGACAGGATTATCGGGATACCCTTCCCTACTGGAGTGGTTGTACAATAATCTGATTGCAAATGCGTTACGGTACGTTGATCGTGATGGTTTTGAGATAGCTTTTACTGCTACCGAAGTGGATGAAGCCGGTTGGGTTTTTGGAGTCAGGAATACGGGGTCAACGATCCCTGCGAACCAGCTTCAGGAAATCTTCAAGATGTTTCGAAAAGGCGACTCGGGAAAGGAAGATTCGTCCGGAATCGGGCTGAGTTTGTGTCGGCGCATTATCGACAAACACTCAGGCGATATTTCCGCCGAGTCAGGCGAAGACTTCACTCACTTGAAATTCACGTTGAAGAAACAAAATGGTCGATTTCAAAATTCAGAGCGATCATGA
- a CDS encoding response regulator, whose translation MVDFKIQSDHDFIIIDDDEMELDIVKLVYSRSRLTNKLRTFQGGDDFFKFWKGVEDGTEPAPAFVLIDVRMPRMSGFEIVERLRSKPVIEDQPHIFLCSNSSDIIDRRKAEEVGADNYVVKPRGIQEYVQFFDSLIDTAS comes from the coding sequence ATGGTCGATTTCAAAATTCAGAGCGATCATGATTTTATCATCATCGATGATGACGAAATGGAGCTTGATATCGTCAAGCTGGTGTACTCGCGCTCAAGACTGACCAACAAGCTGCGTACCTTCCAGGGTGGTGACGACTTTTTCAAATTCTGGAAAGGCGTTGAAGATGGCACGGAGCCGGCACCCGCCTTCGTGCTCATTGATGTGCGGATGCCTCGGATGAGTGGGTTTGAGATCGTCGAACGGTTGCGATCAAAACCCGTGATAGAAGACCAGCCACATATCTTCCTCTGCTCCAACAGCAGTGACATCATTGATCGGCGGAAAGCCGAAGAAGTGGGGGCAGACAACTACGTCGTCAAACCCCGAGGCATCCAAGAATATGTCCAATTCTTCGATAGCCTGATCGACACTGCTTCTTGA
- a CDS encoding glycosyltransferase WbuB, which translates to MNILLYGLNYSPEEIGIGKYSGEMVEFLAAQGHHVTVVTSPPYYPHWKVGQGYKSWAYKTELGETTEGSITINRCPLWVPQNASGAKRILHLASFALSSFPVVLWKAIRKRYDIVMTVEPAAFCMPATLIASTVSGAKSWLHVQDFEIDAAFELGILKQPLLKRLVLAAEGFLMRRFKKVSSISPNMVFKLIQKGVSENDATLLPNWVDCEVMKPLDDSVETGGDFIRSTVPSAIAGTSNALRIDAAEPPMTNATTSITEIRRQFGLPSDRCIAMYAGNIGAKQGLEIIIETARMHADRDDLCFVICGTGASHEQLLKQSAGIKNLHWLPVQPLSRFNELMNCADIHLLPQRAGAADLVMPSKLTGMLATGRPIVACAAPGTQIADVVSGKGLVVAPDDTQAFAEAVVRLAESEDERIEFGRAGRRYAVNHLSRSAVLSRFERELQQLAGFQSELTLVSPKFEEPNQTRERQSRVRTTSIGQDSNPSTASRVVS; encoded by the coding sequence GTGAATATCCTTTTATACGGTCTGAACTACTCGCCCGAGGAAATTGGAATCGGAAAGTATTCGGGAGAGATGGTTGAGTTTCTTGCCGCACAGGGGCATCACGTCACGGTGGTCACATCGCCGCCCTACTATCCGCATTGGAAAGTCGGACAAGGATACAAATCGTGGGCTTACAAGACAGAGCTTGGCGAAACCACCGAAGGCTCTATCACTATCAACCGATGCCCATTGTGGGTCCCGCAAAATGCCAGCGGCGCCAAACGCATCTTGCACTTGGCTTCATTCGCCTTGTCAAGCTTTCCGGTTGTCCTTTGGAAAGCCATCCGAAAACGGTATGACATCGTGATGACGGTGGAGCCTGCGGCGTTCTGCATGCCAGCGACATTGATCGCGTCGACAGTCTCGGGTGCGAAGTCTTGGTTGCACGTCCAAGATTTTGAAATCGATGCCGCTTTCGAGCTTGGCATTCTGAAACAGCCCTTGCTGAAACGGCTGGTTCTGGCCGCTGAAGGCTTCTTGATGCGTCGATTCAAGAAGGTCTCCAGCATTTCACCCAACATGGTTTTCAAGCTCATTCAAAAGGGTGTCTCAGAGAACGACGCGACATTGCTTCCCAATTGGGTGGACTGCGAAGTGATGAAGCCTCTCGACGATAGCGTTGAAACAGGCGGCGATTTCATTCGCTCCACAGTTCCTTCTGCGATTGCAGGAACGTCCAATGCCTTGCGTATCGATGCGGCTGAACCGCCGATGACAAACGCCACAACATCGATCACAGAAATCCGCCGACAGTTCGGCTTGCCATCGGACCGATGCATCGCCATGTACGCTGGCAACATCGGGGCGAAGCAAGGCTTGGAAATCATCATCGAAACGGCACGCATGCATGCCGATCGTGATGACCTTTGCTTTGTAATCTGCGGGACCGGGGCTTCTCACGAACAGCTGCTGAAACAGTCTGCAGGAATCAAGAACCTGCATTGGCTTCCGGTGCAACCGCTTTCGCGATTCAACGAATTGATGAATTGCGCTGACATTCATCTTCTTCCACAACGAGCCGGTGCGGCCGACCTAGTCATGCCTTCGAAATTGACCGGCATGTTGGCAACGGGACGTCCCATCGTTGCCTGCGCCGCGCCAGGCACTCAAATCGCGGATGTGGTTAGCGGCAAAGGCTTAGTCGTCGCTCCAGACGACACCCAAGCATTCGCCGAGGCAGTCGTGCGGCTTGCCGAATCGGAAGACGAAAGGATCGAATTCGGCCGCGCTGGCAGACGCTACGCGGTCAACCATCTCAGTCGCTCTGCCGTTTTGTCCCGCTTCGAAAGAGAGCTTCAACAGCTAGCCGGGTTCCAAAGTGAACTGACGTTGGTATCACCAAAGTTTGAAGAACCGAACCAAACTCGTGAACGCCAATCGAGAGTCCGAACGACGTCGATCGGGCAAGACTCTAATCCTTCTACCGCGTCGCGAGTCGTTTCCTAG
- a CDS encoding WcaF family extracellular polysaccharide biosynthesis acetyltransferase: MLAPEPRQRLDQFDAKVGLDRGVSRPVEILWYLLKCLFFLSPLPWPNALKRFILRTFGAKLGEGIVIKPRVNIHFPWKLTIGDHCWIGEEVFILNFEPIQLGNNVCLSQRSFLCGGNHDFRDPTFSYRNGPITIHDGAWVGAQCFVGPNVAIEQYAVIVAGSVVTSDLPGSMICRGNPCQAIKPRWPNRQRPDDHHDLTSDTARLTCPNEIPQ, encoded by the coding sequence ATGCTTGCCCCCGAACCTCGACAAAGGCTGGATCAATTTGATGCCAAAGTTGGACTCGACCGAGGCGTCTCGCGCCCCGTCGAGATACTTTGGTATCTGCTGAAGTGTCTGTTTTTCCTTAGTCCCTTGCCGTGGCCAAACGCACTAAAGCGGTTCATCCTGCGAACCTTTGGGGCCAAACTTGGCGAGGGAATCGTGATCAAGCCGCGAGTCAATATTCACTTTCCATGGAAACTGACAATCGGCGATCACTGCTGGATTGGCGAAGAAGTCTTCATCCTGAATTTCGAACCGATTCAATTGGGTAACAACGTCTGCCTGTCGCAACGAAGCTTTCTATGTGGAGGCAATCACGATTTTCGTGACCCGACGTTTTCCTACCGCAATGGACCGATCACGATTCACGACGGCGCATGGGTCGGAGCACAGTGCTTTGTCGGACCGAACGTCGCGATTGAACAATACGCAGTCATTGTCGCGGGCAGTGTTGTCACCAGCGACTTGCCAGGATCCATGATTTGCCGCGGCAATCCCTGTCAGGCGATCAAGCCACGCTGGCCGAACCGACAGCGTCCCGACGATCACCACGATCTTACTAGCGACACAGCACGGTTGACTTGCCCCAACGAGATACCCCAGTGA
- a CDS encoding glycosyltransferase: MNPSYGGPCQGVRNLIPAMDQLGSQSEVISFDEPNNDFSSLDPFPVHCLGPGKGPWSYNGAYRPWLERNASNYDVIVIHGDWLYQSIATIKAIQSLRKQADGKTLPKVFAMPHGMLDPWFQRDPSRRLKAIRNWVYWKLIEHRVISDSDGVLFTCHRELELARIPFRPYRPKCEIDVGYGIPKPPDSTWEMDAAFRKRCPQLKDRQYLLYLSRIDPKKGIDLLIRAYAKVTSGLEPGRSVPALVVAGPDDSYYAKQMKALVAELGLQHDGSTDSGQPAVIFTGMLKGDAKWGAFYGCQAFVLPSHQENFGIAVAEALACGAPVLISDQVNICVEIKNARAGMVSADTFDGTCQTLERWLGLLPTVREKYSDAATACYEQHFAVDRAAAKFYEAIQ; this comes from the coding sequence ATGAATCCGTCATATGGCGGACCCTGTCAGGGTGTACGCAACTTGATCCCAGCGATGGATCAACTGGGATCCCAAAGTGAAGTGATTTCCTTCGACGAACCCAACAACGACTTTTCTTCGCTGGATCCATTTCCCGTCCATTGCCTAGGTCCGGGAAAAGGGCCTTGGTCGTACAACGGTGCCTATCGTCCTTGGCTGGAAAGAAACGCCAGCAACTATGACGTGATCGTGATTCACGGCGACTGGCTCTATCAATCGATTGCTACGATCAAAGCAATCCAATCACTTCGAAAACAGGCTGACGGCAAGACACTTCCCAAAGTCTTCGCAATGCCGCATGGGATGCTGGACCCGTGGTTTCAGCGTGATCCCTCGAGACGTCTAAAAGCGATTCGCAATTGGGTTTACTGGAAACTGATCGAACATCGGGTTATTTCCGATAGCGACGGCGTGTTGTTTACTTGCCACCGTGAGTTGGAACTGGCGCGAATCCCTTTTCGTCCTTATCGACCGAAGTGTGAAATCGATGTCGGATATGGCATTCCTAAGCCACCCGATTCGACATGGGAAATGGACGCCGCATTTCGCAAACGTTGTCCTCAACTGAAAGACCGACAATACCTGCTGTACCTCAGCCGTATCGATCCCAAGAAAGGGATTGATCTTTTGATTCGCGCATACGCCAAAGTTACCTCTGGACTGGAACCAGGACGATCGGTTCCGGCACTGGTTGTCGCGGGCCCCGACGATTCCTATTACGCCAAACAAATGAAGGCACTCGTTGCTGAACTAGGTCTTCAACACGACGGCAGTACCGATTCAGGCCAACCGGCGGTGATTTTTACCGGGATGCTCAAGGGCGATGCCAAGTGGGGCGCGTTCTATGGTTGCCAAGCATTCGTGCTGCCTAGTCATCAGGAGAACTTTGGTATCGCGGTGGCTGAAGCGTTGGCGTGTGGGGCTCCGGTTTTGATTTCTGACCAAGTCAACATTTGCGTCGAAATTAAAAATGCACGTGCCGGAATGGTCTCGGCGGACACATTCGATGGCACTTGCCAAACGTTGGAACGCTGGTTGGGGTTGCTGCCGACCGTCCGCGAAAAATACAGCGATGCCGCGACGGCTTGCTATGAACAACATTTCGCCGTCGACCGAGCCGCCGCAAAGTTCTACGAAGCCATCCAATAG
- a CDS encoding acyltransferase, giving the protein MRFVRLILRFALLVLPWAIRRPILEKLFGYRIAPTARIRLSWVYPKTLVMDEHSRIGPFVVAINLDRVEIGSHSSIGRRNWITGFPTGTSSQHFADQADRRSELIIGRHSAITKNHHLDCTSSIVIGDFVTIAGYQSQLLTHSVDIHVCRQASHPIQIGNYCFIGTKTVILGGASLPDYSVLGACSLLNKPFDKTFTLYAGVPARAVKDLPQESKYFSRDVGFIV; this is encoded by the coding sequence ATGCGGTTTGTTCGGTTGATTCTTAGGTTCGCATTGCTCGTGCTGCCATGGGCAATCCGCCGCCCTATCCTGGAAAAACTGTTCGGCTACCGCATTGCACCCACCGCACGAATTCGGCTTTCCTGGGTTTATCCTAAAACGTTGGTCATGGACGAACACTCAAGGATCGGGCCTTTCGTGGTGGCGATTAACTTGGACCGCGTTGAAATCGGAAGCCACTCATCCATCGGACGACGTAATTGGATTACCGGTTTTCCTACTGGAACATCCAGTCAACATTTCGCTGACCAAGCCGATCGCCGTAGTGAACTGATCATCGGACGTCATTCGGCGATCACAAAGAACCATCATCTTGACTGCACAAGCTCGATCGTGATTGGTGACTTCGTCACGATCGCCGGCTACCAGTCGCAGTTGCTGACGCACTCTGTTGATATCCATGTGTGTCGTCAAGCGAGCCACCCGATTCAGATCGGTAACTACTGCTTTATCGGAACCAAAACCGTGATCCTTGGTGGAGCTTCGCTTCCCGACTACTCGGTCCTGGGTGCGTGTTCGCTGTTGAACAAGCCTTTCGATAAGACGTTTACGTTGTACGCCGGCGTGCCCGCCCGTGCAGTTAAAGATCTTCCTCAAGAATCCAAGTATTTTTCGCGAGATGTCGGTTTCATTGTCTGA
- a CDS encoding glycosyltransferase family 4 protein, translating to MIALEEHTVERIESSASVPASSPAQAPSHVVLVGNYLPDQQESMERFAVLLHRELADRGIEVQHWRPVSILGRIAGRTTSGVGKWLGYCDKWLCYPALVYFRSRLNRKAHFHVCDHSNSPYLKVLPSKNTSITCHDVLAVRAAEGYSDTYCHTSRFGRLLQRWIKNNLLRADRLVAVSHQTMSHLYEFNPTVSTDRWQVIHLALNNNFYPAPTSQRRKLLDPYGLRPCEEEADLADPAEHTERQSSRFIMHLGSSLPRKNREMLLNMVGRLGDRWDGKICFAGAPVDDRLWERAKELGLEDRIVEISKPDHQLLLALYSSCEAFIFPSFSEGFGWPVIEAQACGAPVIASNVAPMPEVSGASALHADPNEPGEFADQLMSIQEPKARQKVIDQGYENLKRFTSKAMIDAYVQMMAE from the coding sequence GTGATTGCTCTGGAAGAACATACCGTTGAGCGGATTGAAAGTTCCGCTTCTGTACCAGCCTCTTCTCCGGCACAAGCTCCCTCGCACGTGGTCCTGGTTGGAAACTACCTTCCAGATCAACAAGAAAGCATGGAACGGTTTGCGGTATTGCTGCATCGCGAGCTTGCCGATCGTGGAATCGAGGTCCAGCATTGGCGACCGGTTTCGATTTTGGGACGCATCGCTGGGCGAACCACATCCGGCGTCGGCAAGTGGCTTGGATACTGTGACAAGTGGCTGTGCTATCCCGCGCTCGTGTACTTTCGAAGCCGCTTGAATCGCAAAGCACATTTCCATGTTTGCGATCACTCGAACTCTCCTTATCTGAAAGTTCTACCCAGCAAAAACACATCGATCACGTGCCATGATGTCTTGGCTGTCCGGGCAGCCGAAGGGTACTCCGATACATACTGCCACACGTCTCGGTTTGGGCGTCTGCTTCAACGTTGGATTAAAAACAATCTACTCCGTGCGGATCGTCTGGTAGCGGTTTCGCATCAGACAATGAGCCACCTTTATGAGTTCAACCCGACGGTAAGTACGGACCGTTGGCAAGTCATCCATCTTGCCTTGAACAACAATTTTTATCCGGCGCCGACTTCGCAGCGGCGAAAGCTGCTTGATCCCTATGGCTTGCGACCTTGTGAAGAGGAAGCGGATTTGGCAGATCCTGCGGAACACACAGAGCGGCAATCCAGTCGATTCATCATGCATCTTGGATCATCACTGCCGCGGAAAAACCGCGAGATGCTACTGAATATGGTCGGCCGATTGGGTGATCGCTGGGATGGAAAAATTTGCTTTGCAGGTGCCCCAGTCGATGATCGCTTGTGGGAACGAGCCAAAGAACTTGGCTTAGAAGATCGCATCGTCGAGATTTCCAAGCCCGACCATCAACTCTTGCTGGCGTTGTACTCAAGCTGTGAAGCATTCATTTTCCCTTCTTTTTCGGAGGGATTTGGATGGCCGGTTATCGAAGCTCAAGCCTGCGGTGCACCTGTCATCGCAAGCAACGTCGCACCGATGCCGGAAGTCAGTGGAGCGTCGGCGTTGCATGCCGATCCAAATGAGCCTGGCGAATTCGCTGACCAACTGATGTCGATTCAAGAGCCCAAAGCCCGCCAAAAGGTGATTGATCAAGGATATGAAAACTTGAAGCGTTTCACTTCGAAAGCGATGATCGATGCCTACGTCCAAATGATGGCTGAGTGA
- a CDS encoding glycosyltransferase family 4 protein, with the protein MNKIVFAHPTGNANSRAALTGLCEASILSEFHTSVAMYSGNLWSRLSSLPMCGELKRRCFDEQARKHTRHRAIRELGRILASKANLKYLTRREQGVFSIEAVYRDIDRRVARSIRKGRGEAVYAYEDGALESFRTARQNGVRCIYDLPIGYWKTQRMLLSEEAKRWPEWASTITSLRDSPTKLAYKDEELRLADRIYVASQFTKKTLENFDGPLAPIEVIPYGFPPAEAPRDYDGVQKRKLKLLFVGGLSQRKGIADMFAALEQLGTEVELTIVGKPMVQDCKALNAALRRCRWIPSLPHQHVIELMRQHDVLLFPSLFEGFGLVITEAMSQGTAVITTNRTAGPDLIEHGRNGWIVSAGSTDSLRNQIQELLDKPDLVATVGEQARQSAIARPWHRYGDELAASIQQFLKTDRQAA; encoded by the coding sequence ATGAATAAAATCGTTTTCGCACACCCAACCGGAAACGCAAATTCCCGCGCAGCGCTGACTGGTCTCTGCGAAGCATCGATCCTAAGTGAATTTCATACTTCGGTGGCAATGTATTCGGGCAACCTTTGGTCTCGGCTTTCATCGCTGCCCATGTGTGGCGAATTGAAACGACGATGCTTTGATGAACAGGCTCGAAAACACACTCGACATCGTGCGATTCGTGAACTCGGTCGCATCCTCGCTTCGAAAGCGAACTTGAAATACCTAACGCGTCGTGAGCAAGGCGTCTTCTCAATTGAAGCCGTCTATCGTGACATTGACCGACGTGTGGCACGATCGATTCGCAAAGGGCGCGGTGAAGCCGTCTATGCCTACGAAGATGGCGCACTGGAGTCGTTCCGCACTGCTCGCCAGAACGGAGTCCGGTGCATTTATGATCTGCCTATCGGATACTGGAAAACACAGCGAATGCTTCTTTCCGAAGAAGCCAAGCGATGGCCGGAGTGGGCCAGTACAATCACAAGCTTGCGTGACTCACCGACAAAGCTCGCCTACAAAGATGAAGAACTTCGGTTGGCAGACCGTATCTATGTCGCGAGCCAGTTCACCAAAAAGACGCTCGAAAACTTTGACGGGCCACTGGCGCCGATCGAAGTGATCCCCTACGGCTTTCCTCCCGCAGAAGCCCCGCGTGACTACGACGGTGTTCAAAAGAGAAAACTAAAGCTTCTGTTTGTCGGCGGACTGTCACAGCGTAAAGGTATCGCTGACATGTTTGCTGCGCTCGAACAACTCGGAACTGAAGTCGAACTGACCATCGTGGGTAAACCGATGGTCCAAGACTGCAAAGCATTGAATGCAGCTTTGCGACGCTGTCGCTGGATCCCATCCCTGCCGCACCAACACGTGATCGAACTGATGCGGCAGCACGACGTGCTGTTGTTTCCCTCTCTGTTCGAAGGCTTCGGTCTTGTCATCACCGAAGCGATGTCGCAAGGGACAGCCGTAATTACGACCAACCGAACGGCTGGCCCAGACTTGATCGAGCATGGTAGAAACGGCTGGATCGTTTCTGCCGGATCCACGGATTCGTTGCGGAATCAGATTCAAGAACTTTTGGACAAACCTGACCTCGTCGCGACTGTGGGCGAACAGGCACGCCAATCCGCTATCGCAAGGCCTTGGCATCGTTACGGCGACGAGTTGGCAGCGAGCATCCAACAGTTCCTGAAAACGGACCGACAAGCCGCATAG
- a CDS encoding glycosyltransferase family 4 protein, producing MRIGLFTPIRVSRALGASKNRVEFAEALERQGWQTEVFGAEDIGAEPTTSREAYIEYQQKLRRFLCNNESELDIALVEADTLPFPRQSMPEGMLLVARPAMVGVYHTLISVPQPQFSLARRIAQKAKQVIRPRSLWSKEDCRVGQRITCQNVDLVHALTQWDADALRADGVRKTAIEVIPNGIQSDRAINLRSARAKQSSTTDTKSIVFVGTFDYRKGCLDLAKIMGQLWSRDPDFKLTILGAKGLFQTEQQVRSHFLPEHQNRIKVVMRFDNGELPNLLAAQAIGIFPSYIEGFPFGCLEMIMSGLPTIAFKSPGAEHFVPADLLVNPGDTNASVNLIEQLANDSTFYSQASESCLEAASPFDWDRVADRAARIYQDALDRRRGAKPLEPHFVPA from the coding sequence TTGAGAATCGGATTGTTCACACCGATACGCGTTTCTCGTGCCTTGGGTGCGTCCAAGAATCGGGTCGAATTCGCCGAGGCACTCGAACGTCAAGGATGGCAGACTGAAGTTTTTGGTGCCGAAGACATCGGTGCCGAACCGACCACCAGTCGCGAAGCCTACATCGAATATCAGCAGAAACTAAGGCGGTTCCTTTGCAACAATGAATCCGAGCTCGACATCGCGTTGGTGGAGGCAGACACGTTGCCTTTCCCACGCCAATCGATGCCGGAGGGTATGTTGCTGGTTGCTCGACCCGCGATGGTGGGGGTCTATCACACTCTGATTTCTGTTCCGCAACCGCAATTCAGCTTGGCAAGACGTATCGCACAAAAGGCGAAACAGGTAATCAGACCCCGATCATTATGGTCTAAAGAAGATTGCCGGGTGGGACAGCGAATCACTTGCCAAAACGTGGACTTAGTTCATGCTCTCACGCAGTGGGATGCCGACGCGTTAAGAGCCGACGGGGTTCGAAAAACCGCTATCGAGGTAATTCCCAACGGTATCCAATCGGACCGTGCAATAAACCTCCGTTCAGCAAGAGCGAAGCAATCATCGACGACCGATACGAAGTCGATCGTGTTCGTCGGAACGTTTGATTATCGCAAAGGATGCCTGGATCTGGCAAAGATCATGGGCCAGCTGTGGAGCCGAGATCCGGACTTCAAGCTAACCATCCTGGGAGCGAAAGGCCTATTCCAAACCGAACAACAGGTACGTAGTCACTTTTTGCCCGAACACCAAAATCGAATCAAAGTGGTGATGCGATTCGACAATGGCGAGTTACCCAACCTATTAGCCGCGCAAGCGATTGGAATTTTCCCCAGCTATATCGAAGGCTTCCCGTTTGGCTGTTTGGAAATGATCATGTCTGGACTACCGACGATCGCCTTTAAATCGCCAGGCGCAGAACACTTTGTTCCGGCAGACTTGCTCGTCAATCCGGGCGACACGAACGCTTCGGTAAACCTGATTGAACAACTGGCAAACGACTCAACTTTTTATTCACAAGCATCCGAATCGTGTCTTGAAGCGGCGTCTCCTTTCGACTGGGATCGCGTCGCGGACCGCGCGGCAAGGATCTACCAAGACGCCTTGGATCGACGACGAGGCGCAAAGCCTTTGGAACCACACTTCGTTCCGGCTTGA